In Oligoflexia bacterium, the following are encoded in one genomic region:
- the alaS gene encoding alanine--tRNA ligase: MSKKIVQSHEIRETFLSFFESKQHKRVQSASLVPAEDPTLLFTNAGMNQFKGVFTGEEQRSYNKAASVQKCVRAGGKHNDLENVGYTARHHTFFEMLGNFSFGDYFKKEAIAFAWEFTTQYLQFPLENLYVTVYQDDEDAYNIWKNDIGLDASRIFRFGEKDNFWSMGDVGPCGPCTELFYDQGESVPGEKLGDDSDRFLEFWNLVFMEFEQKKDGSRIKLPNPSIDTGMGLERASALAQGVSSNYESDLFIPLLNHLGQSSAGKNYNDINSEQQASYRVIADHLRCMTFLIADGVLPSNEGRGYVLRRIMRRAMRHGKKIGFEKPFLHRFSLDVIESMQQAYPELQKYNLQIQDCIESEEKRFSQTIDRGMKLLEEEIVSLNNSKSSELSGEVAFHLYDTYGFPVDMTADILRENNLTLDEVGFDQAFAEHKEKAKGSWKKSNTDDLTEVLDQWKQDKLSNHFLGYDSLTSIAKITALVKQGKSVDVLKEGETGLMVCDQTPFYGESGGQVGDQGLAESTVGQASIIDTQKYLNDLHVHSVHVERGKLELGDNINLSVDAKLRQKTAQNHTATHLLHAALIQTLGEHVRQKGSLVGPDKLRFDFSHSKALTTGEIKKIEQVVNEQIWSGKKVEKKNMSMEQAIASGAMALFGEKYGEEVRVVSIGNFSVELCGGTHLDASHEIGLLKIIKESSVSAGVRRIEALTSDSALRYLNKQEEQLHKIVKKLNVSADKLEEKIEQLIIQGKQKQKPASAQVVAKFEHATQNQINNVDVVYQIFDGMDVKTLRDVSDRYLEKIQAGVVILASTVEGKVSLLCKVSKNLTPKIHAGQLVKEAAVLIGGSGGGRPDMAQAGGQDASKIDAAIEHMLAIMKKTRT; this comes from the coding sequence ATGTCAAAAAAAATTGTTCAATCCCATGAAATTAGAGAAACTTTTTTAAGCTTTTTTGAATCAAAACAGCATAAGCGCGTTCAAAGTGCATCTTTGGTGCCTGCAGAAGACCCTACTTTATTATTCACCAATGCTGGGATGAATCAATTTAAAGGCGTGTTTACTGGAGAAGAACAAAGGTCATACAATAAAGCTGCTTCTGTACAAAAATGTGTTCGTGCTGGTGGTAAACACAATGATTTAGAAAACGTGGGCTACACAGCCAGACATCACACATTTTTTGAAATGTTGGGTAATTTTTCATTTGGCGATTACTTTAAAAAAGAAGCCATTGCTTTTGCTTGGGAGTTCACAACACAATATCTGCAGTTTCCTTTAGAAAATTTGTATGTCACTGTTTATCAAGATGATGAGGATGCCTATAATATCTGGAAAAACGATATTGGCTTGGATGCAAGTAGAATCTTTCGCTTTGGAGAAAAGGATAATTTTTGGTCTATGGGTGATGTTGGTCCATGTGGTCCTTGTACAGAGTTGTTTTACGACCAAGGTGAATCAGTTCCTGGTGAAAAACTAGGAGATGATAGTGATCGCTTTTTAGAGTTCTGGAACTTGGTTTTTATGGAGTTTGAGCAAAAAAAAGACGGCTCAAGAATTAAACTACCCAATCCGTCCATTGATACTGGCATGGGTTTAGAGAGAGCCAGTGCATTGGCTCAAGGGGTGAGCAGCAACTATGAGTCAGATTTATTTATTCCATTGCTCAATCATTTAGGTCAGAGTTCTGCGGGCAAAAACTATAATGACATCAATTCTGAGCAACAAGCGTCCTATAGAGTTATTGCGGATCATCTGAGGTGCATGACATTTTTAATTGCCGATGGCGTTTTACCCAGTAATGAAGGCAGAGGCTATGTGTTAAGAAGAATTATGCGCAGAGCCATGCGCCATGGTAAAAAAATAGGTTTTGAAAAACCATTTTTACATCGTTTTTCATTGGATGTAATTGAATCCATGCAGCAAGCTTACCCTGAATTACAAAAGTACAATTTACAAATTCAAGATTGCATAGAAAGTGAAGAGAAAAGATTTTCTCAAACGATTGATAGAGGAATGAAACTTCTAGAGGAAGAGATTGTTAGTTTAAATAATAGTAAATCCAGTGAACTATCAGGTGAAGTTGCGTTCCATCTGTATGATACGTATGGGTTTCCTGTTGATATGACCGCAGATATCTTGCGTGAAAATAATTTAACCTTGGATGAGGTTGGCTTTGATCAAGCGTTTGCAGAACATAAAGAAAAAGCCAAAGGGTCCTGGAAAAAAAGTAACACAGATGATTTAACGGAGGTCCTAGACCAGTGGAAACAAGATAAACTGAGCAATCATTTCTTGGGTTATGACAGCTTAACAAGCATTGCTAAAATAACTGCTCTGGTTAAACAAGGAAAAAGTGTTGATGTGCTTAAGGAAGGTGAAACAGGACTTATGGTATGTGACCAAACACCTTTTTATGGAGAAAGTGGTGGTCAGGTGGGTGACCAAGGGTTAGCAGAAAGTACCGTTGGCCAAGCAAGCATTATTGATACACAAAAATACCTTAATGATTTGCATGTTCATTCCGTTCATGTTGAACGAGGCAAACTTGAGCTTGGAGATAATATTAATTTAAGTGTAGATGCTAAACTAAGACAAAAAACTGCACAGAATCATACAGCTACACATTTATTGCATGCAGCTTTGATTCAAACTTTAGGAGAGCATGTCAGACAAAAAGGATCTTTGGTAGGGCCAGACAAGCTACGCTTTGATTTTAGTCATAGTAAAGCATTGACAACAGGTGAGATTAAAAAAATTGAACAAGTGGTTAATGAACAAATTTGGTCTGGTAAAAAAGTAGAAAAAAAGAATATGAGTATGGAACAGGCAATAGCCAGCGGAGCCATGGCTTTATTTGGTGAAAAGTATGGTGAAGAAGTCAGGGTTGTGAGTATTGGTAACTTTTCCGTTGAGCTGTGCGGGGGGACCCACTTGGATGCCAGTCATGAAATTGGCTTGTTGAAAATAATTAAGGAGTCCAGTGTATCTGCTGGAGTCAGACGTATAGAAGCCTTAACATCAGACAGCGCTTTACGTTATTTGAATAAACAAGAAGAGCAGTTGCATAAGATAGTAAAGAAACTCAATGTTTCAGCGGATAAATTAGAAGAAAAAATTGAGCAATTGATCATTCAAGGCAAGCAAAAACAAAAACCTGCTTCTGCACAAGTTGTAGCCAAGTTTGAACATGCCACTCAAAATCAAATAAATAATGTGGATGTGGTCTATCAAATTTTTGATGGTATGGATGTCAAAACCTTGCGAGATGTATCTGATAGATATCTTGAAAAAATACAAGCAGGGGTGGTTATCTTAGCTTCAACTGTTGAAGGAAAAGTAAGTTTGTTATGTAAGGTCTCCAAAAACTTAACACCCAAAATTCATGCCGGTCAATTGGTTAAAGAAGCGGCCGTTCTTATAGGTGGATCTGGTGGCGGAAGACCGGATATGGCTCAAGCAGGTGGGCAAGATGCATCTAAAATTGATGCAGCCATAGAACACATGCTTGCGATAATGAAAAAAACGCGTACCTAG
- the bamD gene encoding outer membrane protein assembly factor BamD, translating into MLNAPKLNLSCFFALTISLITLSACSVKTPDDYDSPKELFNKAQALFDKKNFSEAALHFENLENRFPESSYASQAALLKCDAYYNNRDYLEAEYAYSQFKKFYPKHEKIAYVTLRIGLSQLKQANKVASRDQSYTQSSISYFNEVIRLYPGTEAAKEALTYSKQAKKKIYEKELYVGNFYIKQKQYTSAINRLEPLLDNYSYPELHQKAQYKTALAYYRLKNYDECQRVLNLEIDTQTKTKYLHKMSALKKKLAHRSQK; encoded by the coding sequence ATGTTAAACGCGCCAAAGTTAAACTTAAGTTGCTTTTTTGCACTTACTATTAGCCTAATCACTTTATCTGCTTGTTCAGTTAAAACCCCAGATGATTACGATAGCCCCAAAGAACTGTTTAATAAAGCCCAAGCTCTTTTTGATAAAAAAAACTTCTCAGAAGCTGCTTTACATTTTGAAAATCTAGAAAACCGTTTTCCAGAAAGTAGCTATGCTTCACAAGCTGCTCTACTCAAGTGTGATGCATACTACAATAACCGTGACTACCTTGAAGCAGAATATGCTTACAGCCAGTTTAAAAAGTTTTACCCTAAACATGAAAAAATAGCTTATGTCACCTTACGCATTGGTCTTTCACAACTAAAACAAGCCAACAAAGTTGCTTCAAGAGATCAAAGTTATACTCAGTCATCTATTAGTTATTTTAATGAAGTCATTCGTTTGTATCCAGGTACAGAAGCTGCAAAAGAAGCATTAACCTACAGCAAACAGGCCAAGAAAAAAATCTATGAAAAAGAACTCTATGTTGGTAATTTTTATATTAAGCAAAAACAATACACATCTGCTATCAACCGCTTAGAACCTTTATTAGATAACTATTCCTACCCCGAGCTTCACCAAAAAGCTCAATACAAAACAGCTTTGGCTTATTATAGACTCAAAAACTACGATGAATGCCAAAGGGTTCTTAATCTAGAGATTGATACACAAACAAAAACCAAATATCTGCATAAAATGTCAGCGCTCAAGAAAAAACTTGCTCATCGTTCCCAAAAGTAA